The following are encoded in a window of Natronoarchaeum philippinense genomic DNA:
- a CDS encoding glucodextranase DOMON-like domain-containing protein, whose protein sequence is MDRRQYLSGLVAAGGLAVTGVSTTAAQSSAIASWEDPQGDDAGPGNYTYPTSSEIPEGELDLASFTIGTDGDRYTFDFSFHSELTNNWDGANGFSHQVLQVYFKNPDGSGGSTEMRKGINATLESNYHHRLMVTPFPSEVPAVVEDASGNVVSEDVSISTTDASTIRVSIPQSVIGYLESASLVPIVAGWDGYGTGGIRALKESAGEWSFGGAKNDNAPVIIDLVTPEGTSQSDALSYSSDAKASVPYLSIGGSSDGGSSDGGSDDGSSDGGSSDDGGSDDGSSDDGSGSDDGGSSDDGSSDDGGSDDGSSDDSGSESSSDNDGSSDDGSSDSGLPGFGLGVGLVGAAGGALAARRRGEDEDDA, encoded by the coding sequence ATGGACCGAAGACAGTACCTGAGCGGGCTGGTTGCAGCGGGCGGACTGGCGGTTACGGGCGTCTCCACGACGGCCGCACAGTCGAGTGCGATCGCGTCTTGGGAAGATCCCCAGGGCGACGACGCCGGACCCGGGAACTACACGTACCCGACGAGCAGCGAGATTCCCGAAGGCGAACTCGACTTGGCGTCGTTCACCATCGGCACCGACGGCGACCGATACACGTTCGACTTCTCGTTCCACAGCGAACTCACGAACAACTGGGACGGCGCGAACGGGTTCTCTCACCAAGTGCTCCAAGTGTACTTCAAGAACCCAGACGGCAGCGGCGGTTCGACCGAGATGCGGAAGGGCATCAACGCGACGCTCGAGTCCAACTACCACCACCGCTTGATGGTGACGCCGTTCCCGAGCGAGGTTCCTGCCGTCGTCGAGGATGCAAGCGGCAACGTCGTCAGCGAGGACGTGTCCATCTCGACGACCGACGCCAGTACGATCCGGGTGTCGATTCCCCAGTCCGTGATCGGCTATCTCGAGAGTGCTAGCCTCGTCCCGATCGTCGCCGGCTGGGACGGCTACGGCACCGGCGGTATCCGCGCGCTCAAGGAGAGCGCTGGCGAGTGGTCGTTCGGCGGCGCCAAAAACGACAACGCGCCCGTAATTATCGACCTCGTCACGCCCGAAGGCACCAGCCAGAGCGACGCGCTGTCGTACTCCAGCGACGCCAAAGCGTCCGTCCCGTACCTCTCGATCGGCGGGAGTTCCGACGGGGGTAGCTCCGATGGCGGCTCGGATGACGGCAGCTCCGACGGCGGCAGTTCGGACGACGGCGGTTCTGACGACGGTAGCTCCGATGATGGCAGTGGCTCGGATGACGGAGGATCCAGTGACGACGGCAGTTCCGACGACGGCGGTTCGGATGACGGCAGCTCCGACGACAGCGGCTCCGAAAGCAGCTCGGACAACGACGGGAGCTCCGACGACGGGAGTTCCGATAGCGGCCTCCCCGGCTTCGGTCTCGGCGTCGGTCTCGTCGGTGCGGCCGGCGGTGCGCTCGCGGCGCGGCGTCGCGGTGAGGACGAAGACGACGCCTAG
- a CDS encoding DUF7130 family rubredoxin-like protein has product MVDSNERPGDADRNKRPTLGRAVYDEEGERLGTIRGFDEDGFYVTMREGYEALSVEHARSGQSFGEAELMWRCTVCGEMGKLDDTFPEQCPNCDAPKEDIYYWTED; this is encoded by the coding sequence ATGGTCGACTCCAACGAGCGGCCGGGCGACGCCGACCGGAACAAGCGACCGACCCTTGGGAGAGCAGTGTACGACGAGGAGGGCGAACGCCTCGGCACCATCCGTGGATTCGACGAGGACGGCTTCTACGTCACGATGCGGGAGGGGTACGAGGCGCTGTCGGTCGAACACGCCAGATCGGGCCAGAGCTTCGGCGAGGCGGAGTTGATGTGGCGCTGTACGGTCTGTGGCGAGATGGGCAAACTCGACGACACGTTCCCGGAGCAGTGTCCGAACTGCGACGCCCCGAAAGAGGACATCTACTACTGGACCGAGGATTAG
- a CDS encoding ketopantoate reductase family protein, whose translation MEIVVFGAGSLGSLLGGLLAREHEVTLVGRDPHVRTVAESGLVLSNRVADSVNPDATTDGRGLDADVAVVTVKSYDTEQAARTLETGSFDAVLSLQNGLGNEERLAAHLDCPVLAGTATYGARLVDPGHVECTGVGEIVLGPTEGGASTLADHVAEAFDDAGIRTRVAGDMPRRLWEKLAVNAGINPVTALARVRNGALDGGPIGGVARSAARETARTARAEGVELSDDAALEALETVIETTAENRSSMRQDIETGRRTEVDAVSGAVVDRAADHGLDVPTNETLAGLVRGWERSQGLREESYQ comes from the coding sequence ATGGAGATCGTCGTCTTCGGGGCGGGAAGTCTGGGTAGCCTGCTCGGCGGGCTTCTCGCGCGCGAACACGAAGTGACGCTAGTCGGGCGCGATCCGCACGTCCGGACAGTCGCCGAGTCAGGGCTGGTGCTGTCGAACCGCGTGGCGGACAGCGTCAACCCGGACGCCACGACCGACGGACGGGGGCTCGACGCCGATGTCGCCGTGGTAACGGTCAAATCCTATGACACCGAGCAGGCGGCCAGAACGCTCGAAACGGGATCGTTCGACGCCGTGCTATCACTGCAGAACGGACTGGGCAACGAAGAACGCCTTGCAGCCCATCTCGACTGTCCGGTGCTCGCGGGGACAGCGACCTACGGGGCACGGTTGGTCGATCCGGGACACGTGGAGTGTACCGGCGTCGGTGAGATCGTGCTCGGACCGACAGAAGGCGGCGCGTCGACGCTGGCCGACCACGTCGCCGAAGCGTTCGATGACGCCGGCATCCGGACGCGCGTAGCCGGAGATATGCCCCGACGGCTCTGGGAAAAGTTGGCCGTCAACGCCGGCATCAACCCCGTCACCGCACTCGCTCGCGTTCGAAACGGTGCGCTCGACGGCGGCCCGATCGGCGGCGTCGCTCGGAGCGCTGCTCGGGAAACGGCGCGAACCGCCCGTGCCGAGGGCGTGGAGTTGTCGGACGACGCCGCGCTCGAAGCGCTCGAAACAGTGATCGAAACGACCGCCGAGAACCGATCGTCGATGCGACAGGACATCGAGACGGGACGCCGTACCGAGGTCGACGCCGTCAGCGGGGCTGTCGTCGACCGCGCGGCCGATCACGGACTGGACGTGCCGACCAACGAGACGCTCGCGGGGCTGGTGCGAGGGTGGGAGCGAAGCCAAGGGCTCCGAGAGGAGAGTTACCAATAA
- a CDS encoding alpha-amylase family glycosyl hydrolase: protein MRRSTHVATLDSLVDVPIADGGRRRPDADEATVDDATPSSHPGPPQFVAVNETIEDPNGNDQEDRDALAPRNPVADATYSWSVVDAPADSEATVGDDPIVGFDPDVPGEYTLALDADDGRHELTVRVFPPENEDDPRPRVELDADVVGEQVVLTATATTPPANSQLDPDIDVELYVDDRDRDALTDAGSVLSAAEIDEPVRIHAVAAGRRYSVADSIRLVPDGDSVSVERPYDPPSWLDDAVFYEIFTRRFPDQDDPTFDQMAEHLDHLDELGVDALWLTPFVDAYSSFGTDDDMGGPHGYDALDYFSVDPELGTMADFEAFVDACHERDIKVVFDLVVNHTSIRHEFFQAASDPDHEDHERYRDWYRWEDEDELVPDTYFGWSNIPNLNYENPEVREFVLSIVDFWVDKVDGFRCDVAWGVQHSFWKEVYDRVQSVDEDFLMLDESVPYFADFSEGEFHIHHDDRLHEALGMAADGDADAVLDAVERRANVGVPSYRPFLQYAENHDLDRFLAEHGRAAQMAAGAATFTLPGNPMLYYGQETGLEGYRDPMNWGEFDEELYDFYRSLVDARKSIPALGSDAGIERVPFYSESDRVLAFSRVADDQRVVVVLNFAEGSRTVRLGSYVETTDLLTDAELSPTERDDGLIEFEVETVAVLEADEPPATGPELDAGDSDDAREFDAEDGLAAVTGDDSTES, encoded by the coding sequence ATGAGACGTAGTACGCACGTCGCCACGCTCGACTCGCTCGTCGACGTGCCGATCGCCGACGGTGGTCGGCGGCGTCCCGACGCCGACGAGGCGACCGTCGACGACGCAACGCCGTCCTCACATCCCGGACCGCCGCAGTTCGTGGCCGTCAACGAGACGATCGAGGATCCCAACGGCAACGATCAGGAAGACCGCGACGCGCTGGCGCCGCGGAACCCTGTCGCCGACGCGACCTACTCGTGGTCCGTCGTCGACGCGCCCGCCGACAGCGAGGCGACCGTCGGTGACGACCCGATCGTCGGCTTCGATCCCGACGTTCCCGGCGAGTACACGCTCGCGCTGGACGCCGACGACGGGCGCCACGAACTGACCGTCCGGGTGTTTCCCCCCGAAAATGAGGACGACCCGCGACCTCGCGTCGAACTTGACGCCGACGTGGTCGGCGAGCAGGTCGTGCTCACTGCCACCGCAACGACGCCGCCGGCCAACTCCCAGCTCGATCCCGACATCGACGTGGAGCTGTACGTCGACGACCGCGACCGGGACGCGCTGACCGACGCCGGCAGCGTCCTCTCGGCCGCCGAGATCGACGAGCCGGTTCGGATCCACGCCGTCGCCGCCGGCCGCCGGTACAGCGTCGCCGACTCGATCCGGCTGGTTCCCGACGGCGACTCGGTGTCAGTCGAACGTCCCTACGACCCGCCGTCGTGGCTCGACGACGCCGTCTTCTACGAGATCTTCACCCGCCGGTTCCCCGATCAGGACGATCCGACGTTCGACCAGATGGCCGAGCATCTCGATCACCTCGACGAACTGGGCGTCGACGCGCTCTGGCTGACGCCCTTCGTCGACGCCTACAGCAGTTTCGGCACCGACGACGACATGGGCGGCCCCCACGGGTACGACGCGCTCGATTACTTCTCGGTCGATCCCGAACTCGGGACGATGGCCGACTTCGAGGCCTTCGTCGACGCCTGCCACGAACGCGACATCAAGGTCGTGTTCGATCTCGTGGTCAACCACACGTCGATCCGCCACGAGTTCTTCCAAGCCGCTTCTGACCCCGACCACGAGGACCACGAGCGCTACCGCGACTGGTACCGCTGGGAAGACGAGGACGAACTCGTTCCGGACACGTACTTCGGCTGGAGCAACATCCCGAACCTCAACTACGAGAATCCCGAGGTCCGGGAGTTCGTCCTGTCGATCGTCGACTTCTGGGTCGACAAGGTCGACGGGTTCCGCTGCGACGTGGCGTGGGGCGTCCAGCACTCGTTCTGGAAGGAAGTGTACGATCGCGTCCAGTCGGTCGACGAGGACTTCCTGATGCTCGACGAGTCGGTGCCGTACTTCGCGGACTTCTCGGAAGGCGAGTTCCACATCCATCACGACGACCGCCTCCACGAGGCGCTCGGCATGGCTGCCGATGGCGACGCCGACGCCGTGCTCGACGCCGTCGAACGCCGCGCGAACGTCGGCGTCCCCTCGTATCGACCCTTCCTCCAGTACGCCGAGAACCACGACCTCGATCGCTTCCTCGCCGAGCACGGCCGGGCAGCCCAGATGGCCGCCGGCGCCGCGACGTTCACGCTCCCCGGCAACCCGATGCTGTACTACGGGCAGGAAACCGGTCTGGAGGGCTACCGCGATCCGATGAACTGGGGCGAGTTCGACGAGGAGCTGTACGACTTCTACCGCTCGCTCGTCGACGCACGCAAGTCGATTCCGGCGCTTGGCAGTGACGCCGGCATCGAGCGCGTCCCGTTTTACTCCGAGTCCGATCGCGTGCTCGCGTTCTCGCGGGTCGCCGACGATCAGCGCGTCGTCGTCGTCCTCAACTTCGCGGAGGGCTCTCGCACCGTGCGCCTCGGCTCGTACGTCGAGACGACCGATCTGCTGACCGACGCCGAGCTCTCGCCGACCGAACGCGACGACGGACTGATCGAGTTCGAGGTCGAAACGGTGGCCGTTCTCGAAGCCGACGAGCCGCCCGCAACCGGTCCCGAACTTGACGCCGGCGACTCCGACGACGCCCGCGAGTTCGACGCCGAGGACGGCCTCGCTGCCGTCACCGGCGACGACAGCACCGAGTCCTGA
- a CDS encoding RNA-guided endonuclease TnpB family protein — protein MTDAQALVKTLDFQLNIQSDNESLLYDATLEARRVYNETIRLAKEGVDWNAIPDRVADDAHLVKNTTQRIVAKALGAMENYYEYDDFGLPSHTKDGAYPLRANYKEGYNLSLTDDGDVAFRISAKPYNHVKGVLEGSDVHLDILKSALESDGWKIGTAEALFHNDNAELHVNVTNTEQTVRGKLDSRTVVGVDVNEDNVALTALSEDGVEDTLVIGFPEIKFERHRYFTMRKRVQNAGKDSTHDTLEGHKERFVRDRLHKVSRHIVEWSQQFEKPCIVFEDLKEMRDSIDYGTRMNRRLHHLPFRALQFCTSYKASFEGIPTGWINPEYTSQRCPICGHTERANRNKKRFKCKDCSHQGHSDRGASVNIAVKSIKKHQKWNVPALNSLPQVQKVRRRASGAVDAPTVTHPTARGYQADGRMGVSD, from the coding sequence ATGACCGACGCACAGGCTCTCGTCAAGACGCTGGACTTCCAACTCAATATCCAGAGTGACAACGAGAGCCTGTTGTACGACGCCACGCTCGAAGCCCGCCGAGTGTACAACGAAACCATCCGTCTCGCCAAAGAAGGCGTGGACTGGAACGCGATTCCTGACCGCGTGGCCGACGACGCCCACCTCGTGAAGAACACGACTCAGCGCATCGTTGCGAAGGCTCTCGGCGCGATGGAGAACTACTACGAGTACGACGACTTCGGACTGCCGAGCCACACCAAAGACGGCGCGTACCCGCTCCGAGCGAACTACAAGGAGGGGTACAATCTGTCGCTCACCGACGATGGCGACGTGGCGTTCCGAATCAGCGCGAAACCGTACAACCACGTCAAGGGCGTCCTCGAAGGGAGTGACGTTCACCTCGATATTCTCAAGAGCGCACTCGAAAGCGACGGGTGGAAGATTGGGACGGCAGAAGCCTTGTTCCACAACGACAACGCCGAGTTGCACGTCAACGTCACCAACACCGAGCAGACCGTTCGAGGCAAGCTGGACTCACGAACGGTCGTCGGCGTGGACGTGAACGAGGACAACGTGGCTCTCACTGCACTCTCTGAGGATGGTGTCGAGGACACATTAGTTATTGGCTTCCCTGAAATCAAGTTCGAGCGCCACCGCTACTTCACGATGCGGAAGCGCGTCCAGAACGCGGGGAAAGACAGTACCCACGACACGCTCGAAGGGCACAAAGAACGGTTTGTCCGTGACAGACTCCACAAGGTATCTCGGCACATCGTGGAGTGGAGCCAGCAGTTCGAGAAGCCGTGCATCGTCTTTGAAGACCTCAAAGAGATGCGCGACAGTATCGACTACGGCACTCGGATGAACCGACGCTTGCATCACCTCCCGTTCCGCGCCCTTCAGTTCTGTACGTCGTACAAAGCATCGTTCGAGGGCATTCCGACAGGATGGATTAATCCTGAGTACACGAGTCAGCGGTGTCCGATATGTGGGCATACGGAACGGGCGAATCGGAACAAGAAGCGGTTCAAGTGCAAGGACTGTTCCCATCAAGGCCACAGCGACCGTGGTGCAAGCGTCAACATCGCCGTGAAAAGCATCAAGAAGCATCAGAAGTGGAATGTGCCCGCTCTCAACAGCCTTCCTCAAGTTCAGAAGGTGCGACGGCGGGCATCGGGGGCCGTGGACGCCCCGACCGTGACCCACCCGACCGCCCGAGGCTATCAGGCCGATGGTCGGATGGGAGTGTCCGACTAA
- a CDS encoding NifU family protein, with translation MSTDTSDDGDDLEDRVANFLRRNFPQIQMHGGNAAIQDLDRETGEVSIQLGGACSGCGISPMTIQAIKSRMVKEIPEIEQVHANTGESGGMGGGGGMSPSFPGESSEDDADSDEGPQAPF, from the coding sequence ATGAGCACGGACACGTCCGACGACGGCGACGACCTCGAAGATCGCGTCGCGAACTTCCTGCGCCGGAACTTCCCCCAGATCCAGATGCACGGCGGCAACGCGGCGATTCAGGATCTCGACCGCGAGACCGGCGAAGTCTCGATCCAGCTGGGCGGCGCTTGCAGCGGCTGTGGCATCTCCCCGATGACGATTCAGGCTATCAAGAGCCGCATGGTCAAGGAGATCCCCGAGATCGAGCAGGTCCACGCCAACACCGGCGAGTCCGGTGGAATGGGCGGTGGCGGCGGCATGAGTCCGTCGTTCCCCGGTGAATCTTCCGAGGACGACGCCGACTCCGACGAAGGCCCGCAGGCCCCGTTCTGA
- a CDS encoding amidohydrolase family protein — MYEMNGEEIFVIDGHVHLWDARTENIIHEGGEQFIQCFHDYHTGFTPEEEQWEMEEYRHYGADRMTRDLFGNAAADMAIFQPTYLSEFYDEGFNTTEQNAELAEKYPERFVLNGSFDPRDGDEGLEYLEHLSEEYDIPGVKLYTAEWRGDSKGWRLDSDEAFEFLEKCAELGIENINAHKGPTIRPLNRDAFDVKDVDDAASSFPELNFIVNHVGLPRLDDFCWIAAQEPNVYGGLAVASAMSTNRPRKFGEIMGELLYWLGEDRILFGSDYALWNPDWLVETVMNAELTDEQKDEYGVELDADVMKKVMGENAARLYDIDIEEKKRQFRDDAMTERFDLADHYAGSAGAAD; from the coding sequence ATGTACGAGATGAACGGGGAGGAGATCTTCGTCATCGATGGGCACGTCCATCTGTGGGACGCCCGGACGGAGAACATCATTCACGAAGGGGGAGAGCAGTTCATCCAGTGCTTCCACGACTATCACACTGGATTCACACCGGAGGAGGAGCAATGGGAGATGGAGGAGTACCGCCATTACGGCGCCGACCGGATGACCCGAGATCTCTTCGGGAACGCCGCGGCCGATATGGCGATCTTCCAGCCGACGTATCTCTCCGAGTTCTACGACGAGGGGTTCAACACGACCGAGCAGAACGCGGAGCTGGCCGAGAAATATCCCGAGCGGTTCGTGCTCAACGGGAGTTTCGATCCACGTGACGGTGACGAGGGACTGGAGTACCTCGAACACCTCAGCGAGGAGTACGATATTCCGGGCGTGAAGCTATACACCGCAGAGTGGCGCGGCGACTCCAAGGGATGGCGTCTCGACAGCGACGAGGCCTTCGAGTTCTTAGAAAAGTGCGCGGAGCTCGGGATCGAGAACATCAACGCGCACAAAGGGCCGACCATCCGGCCGCTGAACCGCGACGCATTCGACGTCAAAGACGTCGACGATGCGGCGTCGTCGTTCCCCGAGCTCAACTTCATCGTCAATCACGTCGGATTGCCGCGTCTCGATGACTTTTGCTGGATCGCCGCACAGGAGCCCAACGTCTACGGCGGACTCGCGGTCGCCTCAGCGATGTCGACGAATCGCCCGCGGAAGTTCGGTGAGATCATGGGCGAACTGCTGTACTGGCTCGGGGAAGATCGCATCCTGTTCGGCTCCGACTACGCGCTGTGGAATCCCGACTGGCTCGTCGAGACAGTGATGAACGCCGAACTCACCGACGAGCAGAAAGACGAGTACGGCGTCGAACTCGACGCCGACGTGATGAAGAAGGTCATGGGCGAGAACGCCGCACGGCTCTACGACATCGATATCGAAGAGAAGAAACGACAGTTCCGTGACGATGCGATGACCGAACGATTCGATCTGGCCGACCACTACGCTGGCAGCGCGGGGGCAGCCGATTGA
- a CDS encoding ArsR/SmtB family transcription factor gives MGSQTDRLERLISEESGDCCEADLEQRLDSLRSYQSEAHTDPDADLTALKTLGNDTRYNIVRLLKAADRELCVCEINPIVDVSDSAISHALSDLYDAGLVTRRKDGTWRYYETTGRAEALLTALDETREGDR, from the coding sequence ATGGGATCGCAAACGGACCGACTCGAACGGCTCATCTCCGAGGAAAGCGGCGACTGCTGCGAAGCCGACTTAGAGCAACGGCTCGATTCGTTACGCTCGTATCAATCGGAGGCACACACCGACCCCGACGCCGACCTCACCGCACTCAAGACATTGGGGAACGATACACGATACAATATCGTCCGATTGCTGAAGGCCGCAGATCGGGAGCTGTGCGTCTGCGAGATCAACCCGATCGTCGATGTCAGTGACAGTGCGATCAGTCACGCCCTTTCGGACCTCTACGACGCCGGGCTCGTCACGCGACGAAAAGACGGTACTTGGCGATACTACGAGACGACCGGCCGGGCCGAAGCGCTTCTGACTGCTCTCGACGAGACGCGAGAGGGTGATCGATGA
- a CDS encoding iron-sulfur cluster assembly protein, with the protein MSGGRTDDTSDLAAGSTANGVSDPADGSARVSAVRRRLDRVEDPELARSIVELDYIDSIGIDDDRVHVRFTLPTAWCSPAFAWMMAADARDEVEALEWVGESHIELCDHMHGEEITTGVNDRDTFDETFPDADGGVEAVRTAIADKARMARQRDAIKTLLEAGLTVEQIVALERCDVALTGEEAHVDLGGLSVVTDREPIAAYLRRARDSGHVTAVDDTLFLTPEGDPIAADRLDVVQKRSRLADVNMDGQGAVCDALNRARHGADGPE; encoded by the coding sequence ATGTCCGGTGGACGAACCGACGACACCAGCGATTTGGCGGCCGGTTCGACCGCCAACGGCGTCAGCGATCCGGCTGACGGTTCGGCGCGAGTCTCGGCGGTGAGACGCCGACTCGACCGCGTCGAGGACCCGGAGTTGGCACGGTCGATCGTCGAACTCGATTACATCGACTCGATCGGGATCGACGACGATCGGGTCCACGTCCGGTTCACACTACCGACCGCGTGGTGCTCGCCGGCGTTCGCGTGGATGATGGCAGCGGACGCCCGCGACGAGGTCGAGGCCCTCGAATGGGTCGGGGAGAGCCACATCGAACTATGCGACCACATGCACGGCGAAGAGATCACCACGGGCGTGAACGACCGCGACACGTTCGACGAGACGTTTCCGGATGCTGACGGCGGCGTCGAAGCGGTCCGAACAGCGATCGCCGACAAAGCCCGGATGGCACGCCAGCGTGATGCGATCAAGACGTTGTTGGAGGCGGGACTCACCGTCGAGCAGATCGTTGCACTCGAGCGGTGTGATGTGGCATTGACAGGCGAAGAGGCCCACGTCGATCTCGGCGGGTTATCGGTCGTCACCGATCGGGAGCCGATTGCGGCCTACTTGCGACGTGCCCGCGATAGCGGCCACGTGACGGCTGTCGACGACACGCTGTTCCTGACGCCGGAGGGCGACCCGATCGCTGCCGACCGGCTCGACGTGGTCCAGAAGCGCTCACGGCTCGCCGACGTGAACATGGACGGGCAGGGAGCAGTGTGCGACGCGCTCAACCGTGCTCGTCACGGTGCGGACGGGCCGGAATAA
- a CDS encoding DUF5783 family protein, with protein sequence MTEFDAEQFEDKYANYFPELQRAYKNAFETMNDEYDSQLIHGIDQQVLNESEPFYEGDGQFRIELPEDPYDRLTAVLVDREKFEATMDRYVDEIEAELQRVFEFED encoded by the coding sequence ATGACCGAGTTCGACGCCGAGCAGTTCGAGGACAAGTACGCGAACTACTTCCCCGAACTCCAGCGCGCCTACAAGAACGCGTTCGAGACGATGAACGACGAGTACGACTCCCAGTTGATTCACGGCATCGACCAGCAGGTGCTCAACGAGAGCGAGCCGTTCTACGAAGGGGACGGCCAGTTTCGGATCGAACTCCCCGAGGACCCCTACGACCGGCTGACCGCGGTTCTGGTCGACCGCGAGAAGTTCGAGGCGACGATGGATCGGTACGTCGACGAGATCGAGGCCGAACTCCAGCGCGTCTTCGAGTTCGAGGACTGA
- a CDS encoding DUF2080 family transposase-associated protein, which translates to MANRFEIDGEEVLDGEVKPFGNSAHVTVPKRWRGADVKVVRTTEPTEQDEE; encoded by the coding sequence ATGGCGAATCGCTTTGAAATCGACGGCGAGGAAGTTCTCGACGGTGAAGTCAAACCGTTCGGGAACAGTGCCCACGTCACCGTCCCCAAACGCTGGCGTGGAGCCGACGTGAAAGTCGTCCGAACCACAGAACCCACCGAACAAGACGAAGAATGA
- a CDS encoding low molecular weight phosphatase family protein: protein MTETPVRVAFICVQNAGRSQMSTAFAERERGRRGLDDAIEILTGGTHPAEHVHEAVVEVMREEGFDLSDRTPRRISTDELESCDYVATMGCSTLELDADDSEVDIRDWALDDPDGKEPARVREIGDEIRDRVSALFDDIEQAVTTSD from the coding sequence ATGACTGAAACACCGGTTCGTGTCGCGTTCATATGCGTCCAGAACGCCGGGCGATCACAGATGTCGACCGCATTCGCCGAACGCGAGCGGGGGCGTCGCGGTCTCGATGACGCCATCGAAATTCTCACCGGCGGCACCCATCCTGCTGAGCACGTGCACGAAGCCGTCGTCGAGGTGATGCGTGAGGAGGGGTTCGATCTCTCTGATCGGACGCCGCGACGGATTTCCACCGACGAACTCGAGTCGTGTGACTACGTCGCTACGATGGGCTGTTCGACACTCGAACTCGATGCGGACGACTCCGAGGTCGATATCCGAGATTGGGCGCTGGACGATCCCGACGGGAAAGAACCCGCCCGGGTTCGAGAAATCGGCGATGAGATCCGAGATCGTGTGAGTGCGCTTTTCGACGACATCGAACAAGCGGTGACCACGAGTGATTAA
- the arsB gene encoding ACR3 family arsenite efflux transporter, which yields MSNVDAHDHGPDCGCESCGDPRSMDFLDKYLTVWILGAMAVGVGLGFVAPSVTQPIQDFHLVEIGLVAMMYPPLAKADYSQLRAVFSNWRVLGVSLIQNWLIGPTLMFGLAVIFFSGLVPGLPARPEFFLGLVFIGMARCVAMVLVWNELAEGSTEYVTGLVAFNSLFQIITYGVYVWFFGLFLPPLLGMETLVAGIETFDVTPMQVFQAIVIFLGIPFAGGFLTRYVGTRAKSEEWYDEKLVPKIDPLTLVALLFTVVVMFATQGENIVASPGDVLLIAVPLTIYFVVMFLVSFGMGKGIGADYSTTTAIGFTAASNNFELAIAVAVAVFGVGSGVAFTTVVGPLIEVPVLLALVNVALYFQREFDWTGATTGKLGTAPANTPAEDD from the coding sequence ATGAGTAACGTCGACGCCCACGACCACGGCCCCGACTGTGGCTGCGAGAGTTGTGGTGACCCGCGGTCGATGGACTTCCTCGACAAGTATCTCACTGTCTGGATCCTCGGTGCGATGGCTGTCGGTGTGGGACTCGGGTTCGTTGCTCCGTCGGTAACCCAACCGATTCAGGACTTCCATCTCGTCGAAATCGGCCTCGTCGCAATGATGTATCCTCCGCTGGCGAAAGCTGATTACTCACAGCTTCGCGCGGTGTTCAGCAACTGGCGTGTCCTCGGAGTGAGCCTCATTCAGAACTGGTTGATCGGCCCGACGCTCATGTTCGGGCTCGCTGTGATCTTCTTCAGCGGGCTCGTGCCCGGACTGCCTGCCCGCCCTGAGTTTTTCCTTGGTCTCGTGTTCATCGGGATGGCCCGGTGTGTCGCGATGGTCCTCGTCTGGAACGAACTCGCGGAAGGATCGACCGAGTACGTCACCGGCTTGGTCGCGTTCAACAGTCTCTTTCAGATCATCACCTACGGGGTGTACGTCTGGTTCTTCGGGCTATTCCTCCCGCCGCTGCTCGGTATGGAGACGCTCGTCGCCGGCATCGAGACATTCGACGTGACGCCGATGCAGGTGTTCCAAGCGATCGTTATCTTCCTTGGGATCCCCTTTGCCGGCGGGTTCCTGACCCGGTACGTCGGCACGCGAGCCAAGAGCGAGGAATGGTATGACGAGAAGTTGGTCCCAAAGATCGACCCACTCACGCTCGTCGCGTTACTGTTTACGGTCGTCGTGATGTTCGCCACGCAAGGCGAGAATATCGTCGCCTCGCCCGGTGACGTGCTCCTGATCGCCGTTCCGCTGACGATCTACTTCGTCGTGATGTTCCTCGTGAGCTTCGGGATGGGCAAAGGTATCGGCGCGGACTACTCGACGACGACGGCCATCGGCTTCACCGCCGCCTCGAACAACTTCGAACTCGCAATCGCGGTCGCTGTTGCGGTGTTCGGCGTCGGTTCCGGCGTCGCGTTCACAACCGTCGTCGGCCCGCTTATCGAAGTACCGGTGCTTCTTGCGCTGGTCAATGTCGCCCTGTACTTCCAGCGCGAGTTCGACTGGACTGGTGCTACAACCGGGAAGCTCGGCACCGCGCCCGCCAACACGCCCGCTGAAGACGACTGA